In Gordonia sp. SL306, the genomic window GACTTGAGATAGATCATCAATTCGTCTCACACTGAGATATGACGAACGACTGGTTGATCGGGGGAAAGCGTTCCGACTCGGCCCGGGACCGTCTGTATGCCGTCGCCACCGACCTCATCGCGCAGCGTGGGGTCGACGCGTTCGACATCAACGAACTCGCCGGGCGCGCTCACTGCTCACGCGCGACCGTCTACCGGCACGCCGGCGGCAAGGGCGAGATCGTCGAGGCGGTGCTCGCCGCCACATCGGCCGACATCATCACCGAGGTACGTTCGGCGATCACCGACCTGTCCGGAGAGCACCGCGCGATCACCGCCATCACTGTCGCTCTCGAAGCGATCCGCGCGGACCGGGTTGCCCGACAGTTCCTTCGGTCGCGTCATCTGATCGGCGCGGCCGGCACCGTGATCGCCTCGGCAACGGTCACCGATCTGGCCGCCGAACTGATCGGGGTCGATCGGGACGACAACGCGCTCGCAGCATTCGCGGTGCGCACGATCCTGACGATTCTCATCTGGCCACCGGCCGATACCGAGCAGGAGGCCGATCTGATCCGCGGAATCGTCGCGGGAGTCTTCCGACGCGATTTCCCGATCTGACACGGTGAGCGGCGCTCGGACCCAGATGTCCGTTTCGTGTTCGGTGCCGGTAGCGGTTCCCTATTCTGACCGGCATGGCCGAGAAGATCCGCACAATCGTCTGGGGCACGGGCAATGTCGGCCAGGCCGCCATCCGCTCCGTTCTCGCGCACCCCGATCTCGTCTTGAGCGGGGTCATCGTCCATTCTCCGGACAAAGTCGGCCGCGATGCCGGTTCCCTCGCCGGGATGGACGTCGATGTCGGTGTCGCCGCCACCGACAGCTTCGATGGCCTGAAGGCCGACACGGACGCCCTCGTCTATGCGGCGTCCGGCGACATCCGCCCCGATGACGCCCTGGCCGACATCGTGCGGGCAGTCGCAGCGGGTGCCGTTGTCGTCACACCGTCGCTGTATGCGCTCTACGACCCGCGGTCGGCGCCGGCCGAGATCAGGGACCCGGTCGTCGACGCGATCGCGAGCGGCAATGGTTCGCTTTTCGTCTCCGGCATCGATCCCGGATGGGGCAACGACATCCTCCCACTGCTCGTCAGCGGCCTCGGTTCGCGGATCGACGCAATCCGGTGCCAGGAGATCTTCGACTACACCACCTACGACCAGCCCGACTCGGTGCGCTACCTGGTCGGCATGGGACAGCCGATGGACTACGAGCCGCCGATGCTGACCGGAGGTGTGCCATCGATGGTGTGGGGCGGTCAGATCCGTTTGATCGCACGGGGCCTCGGCATCGAGATCGACGAGATCCGCGAGACCATGGAGCGCAGGGCTCTCGCCGCCGATGTCAGCACGCCGGCAATGGGTGTCTTCGAGTCGGGCACGCAGGGAGCTGTTCGATTCGAGGTGCAGGGCATCGTGGGTGATTCGATCCCGATCGTGATCGAACACATCACCCGGATTCACGCCGACTGCGCACCCGAATGGCCCTCGCCTCCCGACGGGGGCGACGGCTCGCACCGGGTCATCATCGAGGGCAGCCCGCACATCGAGATCACCGTCGAGGCCACCGATGACGACGGCAACCGCGCTGCCGGAGGCAACGCGACGGCGGTCGGGCGCTTGGTCAACGCCATCCCCTGGCTGGTCACCGCCGACCCCGGCCTGTACGACGCGCTCGAGGTACCACTGAGCCCAGCCGTCGGCAGAGTGGGCGCCCCACAAGAACCGTGATCGTGGCGCGCCGGATCAGGACAGCTGAGCCAGATTCTGAATCGATGCCCGGACATCCGATTCGATGACTCGTGCCACCAGCCTCCCGACCGGACCGTTGAGCAACCCGCCCCGCAGGTCCGCGTGCAAGCCGAAGCGAGAGCCGGGACCGGCAGGCGTGACCTTCATCGTGAGGGTGATCCGTACCCCGCCTCGACCGTGCCCGGCGAGCGCGATCACCTCGGGCTCGACGTATTCGGTCACCCGCCAATGGATCACGTTCCGAAAGCCTTTGACCTTGATGAGCGAGGAGATCCGCGTCCCCTCCTCGATCCGGGCCGGGACGTCGCCGCGCCATCCGCCGAAGATCGTCATCCATTCGGAGAACCTGCCGAGATCTGATGCGAGCTCCCATGCGGCCGCCGGCGCGATGTCCGAGTGAACCCCTACCTCTACCGAGGCCATCGCCCCTCCCTCCATGACGAATCGCGGGCACCTCGTGCCCCTGCCGACCGTACGATGAAAGGGTGACGTCCGCCGACTCGTCGATCATGGGGAACCCCGGGGTGCAGCTGCCAACGGTCGGTGTCGAGGAAGAATTCATCCTGGTCGACCAGCTGACCGGGCATCCGGTCGGCCGAAACCGTGAGGTCGCTGCGGCGGCGGCGAGGCGCGGCCTCGATCTGGACCTGGAGCTGACGTCCTGCCAGGTTGAGGTCGCCACGTCGGCATGTGCGACCGGCCAGCAGGTTCTCGCCGAGCTGCGCATGCTTCGTACCGTTGTCGCGAATGCCGCCGACGAGGTCGGTGTTGCCGTGATCGCCGCCGGCGTGCCTCCGACAGTGCCCGACCACTTCCCCATCACCGACACCGACCGATACCGGCACATCGGGCAGAGTTTCGGAATGCTGGCGCACGAGCAGGGTATCTCCGGATGTCACATCCACGTCGGTGTTCCCGATCGGGACACCGCAGTGGCGGTCAGCAATCACCTGCGACATCGTTTGCCGATCTTGCTTGCTCTGTCTGCCAATTCGCCGATCTACCGCGATGCCGACACGGGGCACGCCAGCTGGCGCTCGGTGCTCTGGTCCCGGTGGCCGGCGTCGGGACCGCCGCCGCATCTGCGCTCTCGCGAACACTTCGAGCAATTGGTGTCGATGTTCGTGACCAGTGGCGCGATCCTCGACGATCACATGGTCTATTGGGACATCCGCCCATCCGATCACCTGCCCACCGTCGAGATCCGGGTCGGCGACGTCCAGTCCCGAGCCGACGAAACCGTCGTCGTGGCAACGCTCGTCCGCGCCCTGGTGATCACCGCGCTGGACGACATCGCACACGACGTCACACCGCCGATCATCGATTCCGCCGTCCTGGCCGCGGCCATGTGGAAGGCGGCACACGATGGCATCGACGGAGATGGCATCGATGTGGTGACGCAACAATCGGTTTCGGCGATCGACCAATTGGCGTCGCTCGTGACCGACAGCCGCCCAGCACTCGACGCCCTCGGAGACACCGAATTGGTGGTCGCGGCCCTCGCCCGCCTCCGCACTGAGGGCAATGGCGCCACCAGGCGGCGAGATCGGTTCTTGCAGAGGGGAACCGGACGTGACGTCGTCGAGTCGGCCGCCCGCGAGTTCACCGGTTGAAGTGCCGTGCTGAACGCGTTTCTTCAGGTGCGCCGCAGAATCGGCCGCAAG contains:
- a CDS encoding TetR/AcrR family transcriptional regulator — translated: MTNDWLIGGKRSDSARDRLYAVATDLIAQRGVDAFDINELAGRAHCSRATVYRHAGGKGEIVEAVLAATSADIITEVRSAITDLSGEHRAITAITVALEAIRADRVARQFLRSRHLIGAAGTVIASATVTDLAAELIGVDRDDNALAAFAVRTILTILIWPPADTEQEADLIRGIVAGVFRRDFPI
- a CDS encoding SRPBCC family protein, with the translated sequence MASVEVGVHSDIAPAAAWELASDLGRFSEWMTIFGGWRGDVPARIEEGTRISSLIKVKGFRNVIHWRVTEYVEPEVIALAGHGRGGVRITLTMKVTPAGPGSRFGLHADLRGGLLNGPVGRLVARVIESDVRASIQNLAQLS
- a CDS encoding dihydrodipicolinate reductase, with protein sequence MAEKIRTIVWGTGNVGQAAIRSVLAHPDLVLSGVIVHSPDKVGRDAGSLAGMDVDVGVAATDSFDGLKADTDALVYAASGDIRPDDALADIVRAVAAGAVVVTPSLYALYDPRSAPAEIRDPVVDAIASGNGSLFVSGIDPGWGNDILPLLVSGLGSRIDAIRCQEIFDYTTYDQPDSVRYLVGMGQPMDYEPPMLTGGVPSMVWGGQIRLIARGLGIEIDEIRETMERRALAADVSTPAMGVFESGTQGAVRFEVQGIVGDSIPIVIEHITRIHADCAPEWPSPPDGGDGSHRVIIEGSPHIEITVEATDDDGNRAAGGNATAVGRLVNAIPWLVTADPGLYDALEVPLSPAVGRVGAPQEP
- a CDS encoding carboxylate-amine ligase, with product MGNPGVQLPTVGVEEEFILVDQLTGHPVGRNREVAAAAARRGLDLDLELTSCQVEVATSACATGQQVLAELRMLRTVVANAADEVGVAVIAAGVPPTVPDHFPITDTDRYRHIGQSFGMLAHEQGISGCHIHVGVPDRDTAVAVSNHLRHRLPILLALSANSPIYRDADTGHASWRSVLWSRWPASGPPPHLRSREHFEQLVSMFVTSGAILDDHMVYWDIRPSDHLPTVEIRVGDVQSRADETVVVATLVRALVITALDDIAHDVTPPIIDSAVLAAAMWKAAHDGIDGDGIDVVTQQSVSAIDQLASLVTDSRPALDALGDTELVVAALARLRTEGNGATRRRDRFLQRGTGRDVVESAAREFTG